The Chryseobacterium phocaeense genome includes the window AACTATGGTTAAAAAAGAGGAAATAGATACTACTCCTAAAATTTCACATAAGGTAAGGGAATATGTATGGAATTATATCTATGAGAATCTGTTGAAAGGTAAAAAAGTAATGACAGACGAAAAATCCAATTACAGGCTTACTTTCGATCTGAAAAAATTTGATCCTGAAAAGCATAAATTTTTTACAGATTCCCCTTTTAATACTGATGATGATAAGTTTAGACCTGAACCGAAATTCAACAAACAGGGAGATTTAAAATTTGCATTGCTAAGTGTGGTTTCTACAAAACTAGGTGATTCCATAACTCCCCGTTTATATGCTGATCTGATCTATGATGCATTAGGCTCATTTTTGATTCTTATTTCAAAAAAAATTACAAAAGAAGAGTTAGATGAGTTGAAAAAAAGGATGAATTATGAAGAAATAGAAAGTTATCCCTATCCCGCTAGTACGGAAGAAATCAAATTGTTTACTTATTAACAGCAGGCTTAAGATGGAATATAATTTTAATGAACTGCTTCTGCCGGATGATATATTTGAAATAGTTCAGGAAGAAGGGTTTTGGGAAACAGATGAATATGCACCTTTCTTTATTGAAATAAATTTTGTTGAGGGAGATACCGAAGAAGGAGATTTTTTATTTTCGGTTCAGTTTGATCCGGGATCTTCTGAATTTGAACAATCAAATATATTTATTTCATCGAGGGGGTATGAACAGAATGGATACGGATGGGCTGAATTCCTGGCCACGGAGCTTCAAAGATGCAGTCCCCAAACGTTTGAATCTTTAGAATTCGATCCTGAGGCCGAAACCTGCAGCATAGCCACGGTTTCTAAAGATGCATTTCACGTCATGTTAGAATGCCTTCAAAATATTTTCAGAAACATCAGGATAAGCCAAAATTAGGTTGATTTTAAAACATTTGAATCATTATATTTTCGGCGAGGTCGCAGACCTCGCCGAAAATATAATCTACCCCATAATCAACCGTTCAAAAGAAAAATCAGCTTCACGCATTTCCACCTCATTTTTATTCGATGCAAACTGGGCTTCTGAGGCATATACAAACATTTCTTTTTCATAGCTTTCAATAGCATCGTTCAGTGTTTTGTGATTTCCGGCAGTCAGCTGTTCAGATA containing:
- a CDS encoding Imm51 family immunity protein, which translates into the protein MEYNFNELLLPDDIFEIVQEEGFWETDEYAPFFIEINFVEGDTEEGDFLFSVQFDPGSSEFEQSNIFISSRGYEQNGYGWAEFLATELQRCSPQTFESLEFDPEAETCSIATVSKDAFHVMLECLQNIFRNIRISQN